A region from the Triticum aestivum cultivar Chinese Spring chromosome 3D, IWGSC CS RefSeq v2.1, whole genome shotgun sequence genome encodes:
- the LOC123074044 gene encoding MADS-box transcription factor 29 isoform X2, translating to MGRGRTEMKKIQNDVSRRATFGKRRRGLLKKAHELAVLCGVDLGLLVFDDDGAGKLFDYCAPNTSWSELIERYESITKHQFQFQGQGIHHDDHQQQPSADIIAGLRREGDHLEASVTRQTGENLSSTATAAELDELEQRLECVLGKVRETKDKLLEQQLGESHHKVHILEDQNSFLRRLMGEEGQQRAAVEASAVPPKLPEVEEEELTTLRLWPRQLPDV from the exons atggggcgcgggaggacggagaTGAAGAAGATCCAGAACGATGTGTCACGGCGGGCCACCTTCGGCAAGCGCCGCCGCGGCCTGCTGAAGAAGGCGCACGAGCTCGCCGTACTCTGCGGCGTCGACCTCGGCCTCCTCGTCTTCGACGACGACGGCGCCGGCAAGCTGTTCGACTACTGCGCCCCTAACACAAG CTGGAGCGAGCTAATTGAGCGCTACGAGAGCATCACCAAACACCAGTTCCAGTTCCAGGGCCAGGGGATACATCATGATGATCATCAG CAGCAACCGTCGGCGGATATCATCGCAGGGCTGAGGCGTGAGGGTGACCATCTGGAGGCCAGCGTGACGAGGCAGACCGGAGAAAACCTGTCATCCACTGCGACGGCGGCGGAACTCGACGAACTGGAGCAGCGGCTGGAGTGCGTGCTGGGTAAAGTCCGTGAAACGAAG gacaagttgctggagcagcaGTTGGGCGAATCACACCACAAG GTGCACATCTTGGAGGACCAGAACAGCTTCCTTCGCCGCCTG ATGGGCGAGGAGGGGCAGCAACGTGCTGCTGTGGAGGCGTCCGCGGTGCCGCCGAAGCtaccggaggtggaggaggaggaattGACGACGCTGCGGCTGTGGCCGCGGCAGCTCCCCGACGTGTAA
- the LOC123074044 gene encoding MADS-box transcription factor 30 isoform X1, with the protein MGRGRTEMKKIQNDVSRRATFGKRRRGLLKKAHELAVLCGVDLGLLVFDDDGAGKLFDYCAPNTSWSELIERYESITKHQFQFQGQGIHHDDHQQQPSADIIAGLRREGDHLEASVTRQTGENLSSTATAAELDELEQRLECVLGKVRETKDKLLEQQLGESHHKVHILEDQNSFLRRLVIVNDIAACLLSCYVYWLPECVFTLCQMGEEGQQRAAVEASAVPPKLPEVEEEELTTLRLWPRQLPDV; encoded by the exons atggggcgcgggaggacggagaTGAAGAAGATCCAGAACGATGTGTCACGGCGGGCCACCTTCGGCAAGCGCCGCCGCGGCCTGCTGAAGAAGGCGCACGAGCTCGCCGTACTCTGCGGCGTCGACCTCGGCCTCCTCGTCTTCGACGACGACGGCGCCGGCAAGCTGTTCGACTACTGCGCCCCTAACACAAG CTGGAGCGAGCTAATTGAGCGCTACGAGAGCATCACCAAACACCAGTTCCAGTTCCAGGGCCAGGGGATACATCATGATGATCATCAG CAGCAACCGTCGGCGGATATCATCGCAGGGCTGAGGCGTGAGGGTGACCATCTGGAGGCCAGCGTGACGAGGCAGACCGGAGAAAACCTGTCATCCACTGCGACGGCGGCGGAACTCGACGAACTGGAGCAGCGGCTGGAGTGCGTGCTGGGTAAAGTCCGTGAAACGAAG gacaagttgctggagcagcaGTTGGGCGAATCACACCACAAG GTGCACATCTTGGAGGACCAGAACAGCTTCCTTCGCCGCCTGGTAATTGTGAATGACATCGCTGCCTGCCTGCTGAGCTGCTATGTATACTGGCTTCCTGAATGTGTCTTCACTCTTTGTCAGATGGGCGAGGAGGGGCAGCAACGTGCTGCTGTGGAGGCGTCCGCGGTGCCGCCGAAGCtaccggaggtggaggaggaggaattGACGACGCTGCGGCTGTGGCCGCGGCAGCTCCCCGACGTGTAA
- the LOC123077267 gene encoding chaperone protein ClpB1, which yields MTRSTVISILCCKTKNCVALVGAPGVGKTAIAEGLAQWIAAGKVPAELSKARVVEVDLGAMVAGTVLRGMFESRLKTVIKEAENSGGKIILFIDEMHMLIGAGDKWGSNDAANILKPALARGRIRCVGATTFDDYRKYIEKDAALERRFQKVHVEEPSTQATIAILRGIKQQYELHHSLEIQDAAIVAAAELAGRYITGRQFPDKAIDLIDAACATAKKMMQIDSQEKEEDTVKKAIVAPNHVAQAVSRCTGIPVSTLDQEEKDRLIHLADRLHERVVGQDEAVNLVAEAVLRSRAGLDQPGQPIGSFLFLGLTGVGKTELAKALAEQLFDSEKMLVRIDMSEYVGFGAVARLIGAAPSCIGYDDGGQLTEIVRRRPYSVILFDEVEKADPLVLNVFIQLLDDGVLTDGKGRTVDFKNTIIIMTSNLGAEHLTAGMAGESTMEAAKDLVMKKVQKHFKPEFLNRLSEVVIFEPLLHDKLKEIVKIQMKSVTARVAAKSISLSASDAALDVILLESCNLMYGARPIRRWVQKNVMTVLSRMLLKGEAVEGSTIVIDATDDKRGLRYEVVNPQGKSPVVELSCDKSYVAAVTNPKP from the exons atgacgagatcgacagTCATTTCCATTCTCTGCTGCAAGACCAAGAATTGTGTGGCACTCGTCGGAGCCCCAGGGGTTGGCAAGACGGCCATCGCCGAGGGCCTGGCGCAGTGGATTGCTGCTGGGAAGGTCCCTGCCGAGCTTTCCAAGGCACGTGTCGTGGAGGTTGATCTGGGGGCGATGGTGGCCGGCACCGTATTACGTGGCATGTTTGAGAGCCGTTTGAAGACCGTGATAAAGGAGGCGGAGAATTCAGGCGGCAAGATTATTCTCTTCATTGACGAGATGCACATGCTGATTGGCGCTGGTGATAAATGGGGAAGCAATGATGCTGCCAATATTCTGAAACCCGCGTTGGCCCGTGGTCGTATCCGCTGTGTGGGCGCGACAACTTTTGATGATTACCGCAAGTACATCGAGAAGGATGCAGCGCTCGAACGGCGGTTCCAGAAGGTGCATGTTGAAGAACCGAGCACACAGGCGACCATTGCCATTCTGCGGGGCATAAAGCAGCAGTATGAACTGCACCATAGCTTGGAAATCCAAGATGCCGCTATTGTTGCTGCTGCAGAGCTCGCTGGCCGCTACATCACTG GTCGTCAGTTTCCTGATAAGGCTATTGATCTGATTGATGCGGCGTGTGCTACTGCAAAGAAAATGATGCAGATTGACAGTCAAGAAAAGGAAGAGGACACCGTGAAGAAAGCAATTGTTGCACCAAATCATGTCGCACAA GCTGTGAGCCGATGCACCGGAATTCCTGTCTCTACGCTTGATCAAGAGGAGAAGGATAGGTTAATCCACCTAGCGGATAGACTTCATGAGCGAGTTGTTGGCCAGGATGAAGCGGTAAATCTGGTTGCAGAAGCAGTCTTACGTTCCAGGGCTGGCCTTGATCAGCCTGGCCAACCAATAGGCTCGTTCCTCTTCTTAGGATTGACTGGTGTTGGAAAGACAGAGCTTGCAAAAGCTCTTGCCGAGCAGCTATTCGACAGTGAGAAAATGTTGGTTCGCATTGACATGTCTGAATATGTTGGGTTTGGAGCTGTGGCGCGCCTAATTGGAGCTGCACCAAG CTGCATTGGCTATGATGATGGTGGACAACTGACTGAAATAGTGAGGAGGCGCCCATATAGTGTCATCCtttttgacgaggtggagaaggCAGATCCCTTGGTGCTGAACGTTTTTATTCAACTTCTTGATGATGGTGTTCTGACTGATGGCAAAGGCCGGACCGTTGATTTCAAGAATACTATCATCATTATGACCTCAAATCTAGGAGCAGAGCACCTAACAGCTGGAATGGCTGGAGAAAGCACAATGGAAGCTGCAAAGGACCTTGTGATGAAAAAG GTTCAGAAACACTTTAAGCCTGAATTTCTGAACAGACTGAGCGAGGTGGTGATATTTGAGCCACTTCTGCATGACAAACTGAAGGAGATTGTAAAAATTCAGATGAAAAGTGTCACTGCAAGGGTAGCTGCCAAGAGCATCTCTCTGTCTGCAAGCGATGCTGCGTTGGACGTCATATTGTTGGAATCATGCAACCTA ATGTATGGCGCAAGGCCCATAAGGAGGTGGGTGCAGAAGAATGTGATGACAGTGCTGTCCCGGATGCTGCTCAAAGGTGAAGCCGTTGAAGGCTCAACTATCGTCATTGATGCTACGGATGACAAAAGGGGGCTCAGGTACGAAGTGGTAAATCCACAAGGCAAGAGTCCAGTGGTGGAACTTTCCTGTGACAAGAGCTATGTTGCGGCGGTGACCAATCCCAAGCCATGA
- the LOC123074044 gene encoding MADS-box transcription factor 29 isoform X3: MGRGRTEMKKIQNDVSRRATFGKRRRGLLKKAHELAVLCGVDLGLLVFDDDGAGKLFDYCAPNTSWSELIERYESITKHQFQFQGQGIHHDDHQQPSADIIAGLRREGDHLEASVTRQTGENLSSTATAAELDELEQRLECVLGKVRETKDKLLEQQLGESHHKVHILEDQNSFLRRLMGEEGQQRAAVEASAVPPKLPEVEEEELTTLRLWPRQLPDV; encoded by the exons atggggcgcgggaggacggagaTGAAGAAGATCCAGAACGATGTGTCACGGCGGGCCACCTTCGGCAAGCGCCGCCGCGGCCTGCTGAAGAAGGCGCACGAGCTCGCCGTACTCTGCGGCGTCGACCTCGGCCTCCTCGTCTTCGACGACGACGGCGCCGGCAAGCTGTTCGACTACTGCGCCCCTAACACAAG CTGGAGCGAGCTAATTGAGCGCTACGAGAGCATCACCAAACACCAGTTCCAGTTCCAGGGCCAGGGGATACATCATGATGATCATCAG CAACCGTCGGCGGATATCATCGCAGGGCTGAGGCGTGAGGGTGACCATCTGGAGGCCAGCGTGACGAGGCAGACCGGAGAAAACCTGTCATCCACTGCGACGGCGGCGGAACTCGACGAACTGGAGCAGCGGCTGGAGTGCGTGCTGGGTAAAGTCCGTGAAACGAAG gacaagttgctggagcagcaGTTGGGCGAATCACACCACAAG GTGCACATCTTGGAGGACCAGAACAGCTTCCTTCGCCGCCTG ATGGGCGAGGAGGGGCAGCAACGTGCTGCTGTGGAGGCGTCCGCGGTGCCGCCGAAGCtaccggaggtggaggaggaggaattGACGACGCTGCGGCTGTGGCCGCGGCAGCTCCCCGACGTGTAA